ACTCTGCTCAAAATGTTAACCCTGAAGCAAACAGCCACCACTTGGTTACTGCTAACCTAGTGTTAAACTTAGGACAGGTATTTGATAAACCACAACTCAATAATGCTTCTTTCTCACTTTATCTAGATAACTTATTAGACGAAGAAGTATTTTTCCCAAATTTTTCTACCCAAACAGTTAATACCTCACCAAATAATCAAGGACGAGCGGTTTATGGAACAATAAAAGTGACTTTCTAAGCCACCTAACATTTTTAATATTATGTGCATACTCTACGCCAATGGTTTTTAGAATTTGTTGCGAGCAACGTAAGTGGAGGGAGTGCTTTGTTTGCAGGAGCAGTTAGCTACAAAGTGAAGTACATGCACCATTAGTTATTAATCTATGGGAAATTCAATATCATACTGTATCCCTTCTCCTTGCTGGCTTTTCACTTTAATAGTCCCTTTTAACCCTTGGGTAACCAAATTATAAATAATATAAGTGCCTAATCCACTACCACCTTGCCCACGTTTAGTGGTAAAGAAAGGCTCAAATAACTTTTGCAACTGCTCCTTGGCTAAGCCTTTACCATTATCTTGATATTGAATTTTTATCTGAGAGTCTGATCGATGCACATCTATTTTTATTAACCCTTTTTCTTTATTCTCAAAACCATGGATTAAGGAGTTTATGATTAAGTTAGTAAAAATCTGCGATAAGATGCCAGGATGGCTAGTAATAATCATCTCTGCATCGCAATCAACTTCAATTTCATGTTTTACTCGTTTTAGCTTTGGCCGCAGTGATAAAATTATTTCATCTAAATATTCTTTCACTTTAAATGTTCTTACCTGCTCGCTTGATTGGTCAACTGCCACTTGCTTAAAGCTACGTACTAAATCCGCCGCACGCTGTAAATTAGAAAACAACAGTTGACAGCTTTGCTTAGCGTTTTCAACAAACTCTTCTAACATTTCAGCCGAAAGGGTTTCCTGCTCATAGGCTTTAGCTAGATTATTGACTGCCTCTTGTAAAAATGTAATAGATGTAACCCCTATGCCGATTGGCGTGTTAATTTCATGGGCTACTCCCGCCACCAACTCTCCTAACGAAGCCATTTTTTCCCGTTCCACCAGCTGTTGCTGTGAGGTATTTAATTGTTGTAAGGTAGTTCGCAATTCAAGATTAGAGGTTTCCAGCTCATAGGTTCTCGCTGCAACTTTTTGTTCCAACTCCTCATTTAGTTGTTTCATTTCCTGTTCAACCTGATTTTTTTCGGCTAAGTAAGTTTGGATTTCCTCCATCATCATATTAAAAGTTTCAGCCAACTTCGCTAATTCATCATTGGAAACAACAGGTACCCGTAATGTATAATCCTTACGCTCAGTGACATTACGAGTTACATCCATCAGAGAGTGGATTGGCTCTGTCACTACCCGTTGAAAACGTATTGCAATTAAAAAGGCAATCCCCAGAGCAATTAACGCTATCAAGGAGCTTGCCTGACTACTTGCTATCAATATGTCTGAAAGCTGACGAATCTCCGCCTGAATAAACAGATACCCCAACATTTCCCCTTCAAACTCAATAGGCTTAGTCAGGCGAATATGGCGCGTTTCTTCCTTCATTGACAGATAATTCATATGATTGTTAATGGCTGGGAGTGTATCACCTGGTCTGACATAATTCGCAAAGGTATCAGTTTGATTAGTCAATGGATCAGTGCGATAGATAATCACTGCTTGGATTCCTGGCTCAGACTCTAAGGTTTGCAATATCAAGTTTGCTGTGGTGACTTCACCAAAAGTCAATGCCGGAATAATATTAACTGAAATTAATTTTGCTTGAGTTTCTACTGTTTTTATCGTGTTAGTTTTAATTCGCTTAACTTCTAGATAAGTCAAAATTCCTGTAGACAACAGTAAAGCAACACAGGAAGCTCCCATTGCCAACAAAATGATTTTTTCTTTAATAGAGTGAAACCCACTAAACATTAGTATATAACCATCATTTATTGTGCCTACAACTGATATCCCTTAAAACGTCTTAGTAATCATCAATAGTCGTGCCTGCAATTTCACCGAACTTTGTTCCAGCGCCTGACGATTGATAAAAATATTCAATTTCTTGTCAACCAAAATAAGTGCAACCATTCCACCACTGGTTAAAAAGCCTTTGTTCCCTCCGACCAACAGCGTATTGGTAAGTAGGCTGGTATTACGTTTTAAAATTTGATTAATGTTGCCATTGGTAAAATAAAGCATATGGCAATGCTGACCTTCTTTTATCAACCTGACTAATGCAGACTCAGAAGATACTGAAAAAACATCTAGTGGTCGTTGCTGGGTCTTTTTCCCTTTTAACTTGCCTAAAATAGCTGCCAAACCCAATTGGTCAGGACCGTATAAGCATAAGTTCACTGTGGAATCTTTGTTTTTAAAGGTAGATTCTGGCCAGATAACAAATTTGCTGATTTTATAAATAAACGCTGCCGTTACATTAGCTAAGCCGCGATCAGCGCCTTGGCTAACTGCAGGTAACCATGCCGTCACTAGCAGGATAGCTACCAAGAATATCTCTCTTACATATTGCTGAGTTGCCAGGCTGAACCGCATGCACACGCCACTAGTGAGCTGAATTGAAGGAGAAAGCTATGGAAAAGTATAAATGCTAGCCCGAATTTTTCCTCAGTTATCAAGGTTGCTGGGGGTTACAGGCTGCATTTTCTAACAAGCCTTGGTAGAAAGCCTAGACTTAAGGGAGATGAAAATAGATTGAGCCAAAAAGCTGCTTTTAAAAGATAGAGCGTCCCAATCTTGAGGTAAACAGTTCTAGTGCCGCTGTGCCTGCTAATGAGTTACCCGATTTATTAAGCTCAGGAGACCATACACAAACGGTGAGTTCACCAGGCACAATACCAATAATGCCGCCACCCACACCGCTCTTGCCAGGAATGCCTACCCGATAAGCAAAATCACCAGCTTCATCATATAGCCCACAAGTCACCAGCAATGCATTGATTTGCTTAGTTTGTCTCGGGCTGATCAGTGGCTTTTTCCAACCCAATGGGCGCCCCTGATTGGCTAAATAAATGAAGGTTTTCGCCAAATCCACACAACTCATTTTTAACGCACAGTAGCTGAAGTAGGAGCGCAGAACATCTTCCACCCGGTTAGAGAAGTTACCAAATGACTTCATCAAGTAAGCAATGGCAGCATTGCGATCACTATGCTGATACTCTGACCGTGCCACTCGTTTATCAGAGATAATCGCTGGATCATCTGCCAACTCTCTCACTAGCTCCAGCATTCGATGCTTTGGTGCTGATAAACGACTTTGCAGTACGTCACTAACAACCAAGGCACCCGCATTAATAAATGGGTTACGAGGGATGCCCTTCTCATATTCCAACTGAACCAACGAGTTAAATGACAACCCAGAAGGTTCTTTACCCACGCGCTCCCAGAGTTCATCTCCTACCCGATTAATCGCCAAAGTCAGGCTAAGCACTTTAGAGATACTCTGAATAGAAAACAGCTCATCTGCATCGCCTGCTTTAAACACTTCGCCATCCACCGTACAAACAGCTATTCCCAAGCGGTCAGCAGGCACTTCTGCTAATGCAGGAATATAGTCAGCAACTTTGCCCTGACCAATCAGTGGCTTTACTTCAGCGATAATGTCATCGAGCGTACTTTGCATGATGGGCATATACGTCTTTACCTCATAAACATTTGGCACTACAGCTATTTAGCAACAAGCTAAGTCCCTCGGGGCGCGCCATCATACCGAGAAAACCAGTGCCAAAACAACTTTTTTTAGATTCCTAAACACCAGTTAACTTATTCAGACTATATAGTAGCCACTAACAGCTTGTTATTATGTTTGTCTTGCTTGGGATACTGGTTATTTTCAGTTAAATTACATTTCGTCTTATGTGGCTTACTCATAATTAATAACCACATCAACACCACATATTCATATTTTTATTGAGAATACAGCTCTTTTTAGTCCCAATGGAGGGGAATACATGTTAAGAAATACAAACTTACGCTACGGTGCTATTGCTAAATGGTTACACTGGTTAACAGCACTTGGCTTTTTGGCTGCCTATATAAGTGTCTATTACCGTCACTGGTTTACTGAGCCTAAAACAGAAGCCACTTTAACAGCTTTACACCTGCATCTTTCTTTTGGGGTTTCAATTGGTATTTTCGTTTTACTAAGAATTACCTGGCGCTTTACTAACCCCACCCCTAAACCTGCACCAGGCAGCAGGTGGGAACATATGGCTGCAAAAGCAGGTCATTTTGCACTCTACTTTTTTATGATTGCCATGCCTTTAACCGGCTATATGGGTACCCATGATGATACCCAGTTTTTCTTTTTATTTAATATTCCCCAATTTGCCCATACCCCATTATTTGACTGGTGGGTTGTTGATCAACTAGGCATGACATTTAAAGAGTTTGAAAAGCCAATCGATTTTTTTCACAAACAAATTGGTGGCCAATATTTAGTTTGGATGCTCATTGTCGTACATATCTTAGCGGCTTTTTACCATCACTGGATTAAACTGGATGATACATTACAAAAAATGCTGCCAAGTAAAGCCTAAATCAAAGTTAGCCCACAGGAGTATTTCTTTAGCCAACAACTGACGTTACACTGGACTGCAATCGCAAAATAAAATAAGCACAATAAATGGAATTACCTCATGACCGACAATCAAGACCCCGTTGAACGGATGGCAACTGCCCGCCATGAATTTGGAGAGCATGGTGGTGTTAATATGTCCATCGAAGCAAGCACTACATTTACCGTGATGGAGGCAGACACACTACCTGCAATTTTCCAGGGGGAAAAAGGCCCAAACCAAGGTGGCTGCTATTTATATGGACGACACTTCAATCCCACTGTCTATAACTTAGGCCAGCAACTCGCCGCTTTAGAAGGCACAGAAGCTGGCTATTGCACGGCAAGTGGTATGAGCGCTATCAGCTCAACACTTATTCAACTGTGTCAACCGGGCGATGAAATTATTGCCGCTAACTCAATCTATGGTGGTACTTTTGCGTTACTGCATGACTTGCTACCCGCCAAAAATAATATTAATACCCGCTTTGTTGATATAACTGATCTCAAAGCCGTCAAAGCAGCTATTACTGAAAAAACCAAAGTTATTTATACTGAAACACTCTCTAACCCTACACTACGGGTAGCACCTTTACCTTTACTGGCTAAGATTGCTCAACAACATAAACTCACATTAGTGGTGGACAATACCTTTAGCCCACTCATTATTAATCCCATTAATCTGGGTGCTGATATTGTTTTACATAGTCTAACCAAGTTCATTAATGGAGCATCAGACACTATTGCAGGGGCCATTTGTGCACGACAAGATTTTATACTAGATATGATGGACTTACACCAAGGTACTTTAATGCTGTTGGGACCAACCATGGATCCAGAAATCGCATTCAGAATCAGTATGCGCCTACCTCACCTGCCCTTGCGAATTAAAGAACATAGCCTGCGCGCTCGATTTATTGCCAACAAACTAACTGAAAATGGTATTAAAGTGAATTACCCTGGCTTACCCACCCACCCAGACCACCAGCTGTTTAAAGAGATTGCCAATCTTGAATACGGCTTTGGTGGTATCCTAACCCTGGATATGGGCACCGAAACCAAAGCCAACGAACTCATGAACTGCCTACAAAATGAGTTTCAGTTTGGGTATATGGCTGTTAGCTTAGGTTATTTTGACACGTTAATGTCTTGTTCTGGCAGCTCTACTTCAAGTGAACTCAGTGAAGAAAACAAACAAAGTGCTGGAATTAGTCCAGGCTTAATTAGACTGGCGATTGGCTATACAGGCTCAGCAGAACAGCGCTGGCAACAACTCAGTAGTGCACTAAAGAAAATTGATGCTTTAAAATAACACTTAAGGGGCTGAAGTGGCTAAATATAGGCCACTGCCCATCTATAAAAAAATAAGCGCTAACCAATTTCTTTTAATAGGGACCGTAAACCATCACCATCTACAAGCGTGAGGTCGTTAGTTTGAGCAAACTCAATCGCTGGTCGGGTATAAGTACCTGAGGTCACAAAAATACCTTTGTGGGCTCTTTTTGCTGTTATCACTCCTAATAGCTCTCTAACAGGTTTAACTCCAACTTTGCTATTCTTCCAGTGCTTACATTGCACTAAAGTTACTTGCGCCCCTTTTTTCAATACCACATCAATTCCATCATCAGCAGAGCCTTCTGTTACCTGAACACGGTATCCCTTGCGCCGATAAGCTTCTGCCACTAACAATTCAAATTCTCGCCAGCTAATCTTGCAGATATCTTTACCTTTAAACTGAAGCTTAATCCGACCAGAGCGCCCCCTAAACAAATAAATAATTAGCTCAAATACAGCCAATGCCAGCATCACCAGCGCAGTATTCTTGGCGTAAGGCTCAATAGACGTCACCAGTCTTTCAATAAGCCCAATAGAGAAGTTTTGGTCAGGCAAGTAGTAAGCCATTAAACTGTAGAAAATAGGGGCTAAAAGTAGAAAAGCCCACCAGGGTAGAATTAAACAAGCACGTATTGAGGCCATAAAAGCTATTTTATTTTGTTCTTCTAAGACGATATCAAAGGGTTAAATACGACATATTATGCATAAAAACCCGCACTTGTCCCAACAAAGTTCAAACTTCCCTCTCCTGACATATAGGTGGCAGGAGAAGGTCAGTATAATAGAGTGTTATCACTTAACTCTTCTTGTAGGTAGTGGAAATGCGTCGATCAGACAGACTGTTTCAAATTGTGCAAATTATCCGTCACCGTCAATGGACGACTGCAGCCTATTTAGCTGAGCGACTGGAAGTTTCTGAGCGTACTATTTACCGAGATATGCAGGACTTACAATTAAGTGGTGTGCCAGTAATTAGTGAAGCAGGCTATGGTTATCAACTGGATCAAAGTTTTAACTTTCCTCCTTTACAGTTTACGGAGGAAGAGTTAACAGCATTGGTGCTTGGCTTACAGCTCACCATGCAATGCACCGATCAACAGCTCCATGATGCAGCTGAATCAGTCCTAAACAAAGTAAAAGAAAATATCCCGGCTAGGCTGTTAGCCAAGCTTCAACAGACACCTCTTGGTGTCCCTTTTCCGTTACATGACAAACAAGTCAGTGAACGTATTGAACCTCTGCGGAAGGCCACCATTGAAAAGAAAAAAGTAGTCATTGATTACCTTGATGAAAAGCAGCAATCCAGCCATCGAACCATTCGACCACTACAGCTCTATTTCTGGGGAAAAGTCTGGACACTGACCACTTGGTGTGAATTAAGAAATGACTTTAGAAATTTTCGACTGGACCGAATCCAACAGCTTACTTTACAAAACAGCTACTTTATTGATGAACCTGGCAAACAACTCAGCGACTTTATCACCTTGATGTCGACAAAAGATAACACTGACTAAGTGCTATCTTTTGAACCTAATCCAGAGTGCTCGATGGAATTAAATCATTAGAAATACAATAAGCAGAACAGCCAGCAGTGCCCCATTAACACCCAAGCAGATATTACGCCACTGGTTAAAGTCTTTATCTGCACCAAACTTTTGTTGCTGTAACAATTCATAGCTTTGATTAATTTGTGGTGCCATATAGCCCCAAGCAAATAAGCAAACGCCTACCACCGCAACTAATAATACTGTGCCTAAAAACATAGGCTGGGTTTGTAAAAAGCTCAATAGCACTGATAACAAGGCCACACCACCCAGAGCGGGGTAAGCCATCGGCATCACTTGCTTGATCAATAATTGCTCATGCTCAACAGATAATCGTTGATATATTTGAGGCACTGTTACCAGGGTTAATATAATGACACTTGCCATTAACCCGAAGGTTAATAAGCCTAATAAAAATGCCATGACCATCAGCCAATTCTCCTGCTTGTCGTGTATTTTCTCTTTCTCAAACTCACTTAGCTTTAAAGCCACTGCTTTTTGCTATAAAGTCAACACAGCAGCCGCTTGTTACAATATTTGTTAAATATGGATAAGTATCACACACCTGAAAACCCAGCAACCCCCTGCTACATTCAATTGATTAGCAGTAAAAAGCACTATTAAAGAGACTTTGTTCTTCAAAGCTTTTTAAACCAAATGGTAGTGCTTGAGTTGCATGTATAAGCGTTTTGTGACAGCCTCCATGGCACTAAGAAAGTCCTTGAGTTGAGTTTATTGCTGTTAGTTAAATAGAACAGCGGTTAAGAGAGCGTACTTTGAGTGCTCAACAGCCAAGCCGACCTTTTAAACACCACTGTCTTAGGCTGCATTTATACTACATAGTGTCGTAATAAAATGATGAATACATCTCCTTTCTCAATTTAAGGGACCAACGTTTTATTAAAAAGCGAGTTCAGGCACATTCCGTACATTCATCTGGCCAATACATTCAACATTCAGGTTAACAGCGCAACTTTGAGCTTTACATTAGCAATTACACAATCAGGTTTTTAATGAACGCTAACTCTGACATTATCACCGACGTTATCAACCAATATGCCCAAATACTCAACGACAATGCTGAGTTAGTGCTTAGCTGGCAAGATATAGAAGATTGTGGCTGGCGTAGTCCTGCTCACTTTTTAATGGACTTACTTAACCATATCGAAAAGTTGGCAGCTGACATTGATGAGCATACCCTTGAAGCAATTGACCGTACAGCCTATGTAGGTCTTCTAGAGCTGATGATCCAGTTACGTAATCAAGTACCTGGCATCCGCAAAAAATGGGAACAATTTCAAACAGAGTTTGTTAATAAACTAAACAATAATCAATTACCTAAATCCTGCATCTTGTTATTTTTAGGCCACTTGACTGAATTTGACTTGCCACTCAACCAACAGCTAGTTACAGCCTGTCAGGCCTGGCACCAGCAGCAAGCCTATCAACATGAGAATAATAAAACTGATGCTACCCCTGAAAGCTTAATGGCAGAGCTGGAAACCTTAATTATCGACTGCAACATAACCAATGAATATGATTTCTATCTTCACTTTGCAGACAATTTAACTTTTGTACCAGAAGATACCCTGATCCCTTTATTGGCAGATATGTTACAGTCCACCAGCGCTATCATTAATGAAGGTTGCTTTTTATTTTTATTACATAAGCGTCCTGAAGTACGACAAACGTTGCTTTCACTATTACAACACCCCCATTGTCTTGAGCAGGTTTCCAGTAAAATTTTGCGGCGGCTCATCATGATGCGAAACTGGTTAGCAACCGATGAACAACAACAGTTGGATATTATTATCCGACAAATTCGCCGCCTCGGAGTGGAGTGTGAGGAGTATCTAGGCCAACCACATTTTGAGCTTAAAGAATTACGGGTTTCGATGGTAGATGGCTCTGGTGCCTGCTCATTATTAGCCTTGGTCAAAGAACATAAAAAGTTTCGTTTAATTGGGATGGTATTAAAAGAGCAGTTTGGCATTATTGATAGCTGGTTTACCCCACTGTCATTACGCAAAGACTGTGATGAAGCATTTAAACAATTTCGTCAGCAAGTGTTCAGTTTTTCTGTTGATAAGCAGTGCCTCAACCATGTACTTCCTCATTTTTTAGCCTATAATCGCGCTAATCAACAGGCCGTCACAGCAGAAGCGATGATGCTATTTGAAATGCTCAACATTAATCAATGGCAGCCCACTTTTATTAATAGCCGAACCATGCTGAAAGAGTGGAAACACTCAAACTCAGATCTATTTGAGTTTAACCAGATAGATCAAGTGCTCACTAAAAGTAGCGATTGGCCTAACAGCGAAATGACCCAATTTAGCTGGTTTGAAAGTGACAATCAGCTACATAAAAAAATTGTGCAATGGGAAAATGATCAACTAACAGAGCAACAACAAGCACAACTCCCTTCTTTTATGCTGGAAAGCTATCGGGAAAAATGGTTAAGCCGCTTTGTTCTATTAGCCTTGTTAAGCCAGCATAAACTGCAAAAACGTGGGCCAGAGTGGCACGAGTTTGCCATCCTTGCCGATTGCCTGGCCAATGATATGCCACTTGAGGAAATCCCCTTATTTACCCACATTCTACAGGCATCAATTGATGCCTACTTTGACCAGGCACACCTTCCCTTTTTACATAGTATTACTTAAGAACCTCTCGAAAAGTAACTTGAAATAGTGGTGCTTGAACTAATAATGAAATGTTGCGATGACGGGATAGTGATCAGAAATATCCTGGTAATAGCCATCATACCATTGTTTTCCTGAAGCAAAAGACCACCAGCCTCTTAGGTATGACCAATACCAAGGCTGGCTGGCTTTTAAAGGAATCACTTCCATCTCAGCAGGTTGCTTAGGCTGGCGGTAGTCGGCACGTGCCATGACATAATCCAGCGTATCGTCATATTCAAGGGAAAACTTAAAATGATAGGCATTGGCTCTGGTATGCCAGTTGGTTGGTGCTGAATAGGACATCACTGTTCCTGGCTGATAGGTTAACTCACATTGGCAGCTGCGTAACATATCCTGAATATGGTCACTACGGCCAAATTCAACGTTCATATCACCAGCGACAATCACAGGCTCCGACCGGCTTATACCAAAGCTATCGGTCCATTGACGCAACTCTATTAATTGTTGCATGCGGAAGGGGTGGGATTTTTCACTATCATCATGAGCCGCTTGCAAGTGGGTACCCAACACATGAAAATATTGCCCATTCCGCTCAATTTTTATATAAGCAGCCCCCTTGTTGGACTGGTAGTCCCAGGAGCCAAATTGGCTGGCAGTAAAAACCAAGGCATGCTGCTCTACTATCGGGTAACGACTTAATAGCATCACTCCACCCCGAATAACCAATAGACTATTGGAACAATCTCCACTTAAACTATCCCACCCATTGCCTGAGCAGTCTTGCCCTACATTAGGGGTTTGATAAGGATATAAATCTGCAAGTTGATGTAATACATCTGCTGCCTTATCAGTAAAAACCTCATTAAAAACTATCACATCAGGCAATGATTCTAGTTGACGAATAGTTTCACCGAGTTGATTTAGCCGGTTAGTTTGATCCCAGTCACCCGCAATTTTACCCAGCTGCATAATGTTATAAGCCATCACTTGCAGCTGAGTTGGTTTGCACTGACCAACTTGAGAAAATAAAGAGAGACATAGCCCTAATAAGAGCCAGTGTTTGAACAAAGACATAAGGAAAACCTCTTATTTTTATTATTTTTGCTTTTATGATTTGATCGTAGGGTGTTTATGCATTTTGTAGGAGAGAATGTGGACAATCTAACCGAGTTTATTTTTAAGCCTATCGGTATTATCCATTCTTGCTATACCCAAAAATTCGGTATTC
This genomic interval from Spartinivicinus ruber contains the following:
- a CDS encoding helix-turn-helix transcriptional regulator, with the translated sequence MRRSDRLFQIVQIIRHRQWTTAAYLAERLEVSERTIYRDMQDLQLSGVPVISEAGYGYQLDQSFNFPPLQFTEEELTALVLGLQLTMQCTDQQLHDAAESVLNKVKENIPARLLAKLQQTPLGVPFPLHDKQVSERIEPLRKATIEKKKVVIDYLDEKQQSSHRTIRPLQLYFWGKVWTLTTWCELRNDFRNFRLDRIQQLTLQNSYFIDEPGKQLSDFITLMSTKDNTD
- a CDS encoding sphingomyelin phosphodiesterase → MSLFKHWLLLGLCLSLFSQVGQCKPTQLQVMAYNIMQLGKIAGDWDQTNRLNQLGETIRQLESLPDVIVFNEVFTDKAADVLHQLADLYPYQTPNVGQDCSGNGWDSLSGDCSNSLLVIRGGVMLLSRYPIVEQHALVFTASQFGSWDYQSNKGAAYIKIERNGQYFHVLGTHLQAAHDDSEKSHPFRMQQLIELRQWTDSFGISRSEPVIVAGDMNVEFGRSDHIQDMLRSCQCELTYQPGTVMSYSAPTNWHTRANAYHFKFSLEYDDTLDYVMARADYRQPKQPAEMEVIPLKASQPWYWSYLRGWWSFASGKQWYDGYYQDISDHYPVIATFHY
- a CDS encoding cytochrome b; the protein is MLRNTNLRYGAIAKWLHWLTALGFLAAYISVYYRHWFTEPKTEATLTALHLHLSFGVSIGIFVLLRITWRFTNPTPKPAPGSRWEHMAAKAGHFALYFFMIAMPLTGYMGTHDDTQFFFLFNIPQFAHTPLFDWWVVDQLGMTFKEFEKPIDFFHKQIGGQYLVWMLIVVHILAAFYHHWIKLDDTLQKMLPSKA
- the glsB gene encoding glutaminase B, with translation MPIMQSTLDDIIAEVKPLIGQGKVADYIPALAEVPADRLGIAVCTVDGEVFKAGDADELFSIQSISKVLSLTLAINRVGDELWERVGKEPSGLSFNSLVQLEYEKGIPRNPFINAGALVVSDVLQSRLSAPKHRMLELVRELADDPAIISDKRVARSEYQHSDRNAAIAYLMKSFGNFSNRVEDVLRSYFSYCALKMSCVDLAKTFIYLANQGRPLGWKKPLISPRQTKQINALLVTCGLYDEAGDFAYRVGIPGKSGVGGGIIGIVPGELTVCVWSPELNKSGNSLAGTAALELFTSRLGRSIF
- a CDS encoding ATP-binding protein — its product is MFSGFHSIKEKIILLAMGASCVALLLSTGILTYLEVKRIKTNTIKTVETQAKLISVNIIPALTFGEVTTANLILQTLESEPGIQAVIIYRTDPLTNQTDTFANYVRPGDTLPAINNHMNYLSMKEETRHIRLTKPIEFEGEMLGYLFIQAEIRQLSDILIASSQASSLIALIALGIAFLIAIRFQRVVTEPIHSLMDVTRNVTERKDYTLRVPVVSNDELAKLAETFNMMMEEIQTYLAEKNQVEQEMKQLNEELEQKVAARTYELETSNLELRTTLQQLNTSQQQLVEREKMASLGELVAGVAHEINTPIGIGVTSITFLQEAVNNLAKAYEQETLSAEMLEEFVENAKQSCQLLFSNLQRAADLVRSFKQVAVDQSSEQVRTFKVKEYLDEIILSLRPKLKRVKHEIEVDCDAEMIITSHPGILSQIFTNLIINSLIHGFENKEKGLIKIDVHRSDSQIKIQYQDNGKGLAKEQLQKLFEPFFTTKRGQGGSGLGTYIIYNLVTQGLKGTIKVKSQQGEGIQYDIEFPID
- a CDS encoding YfiR family protein; this encodes MRFSLATQQYVREIFLVAILLVTAWLPAVSQGADRGLANVTAAFIYKISKFVIWPESTFKNKDSTVNLCLYGPDQLGLAAILGKLKGKKTQQRPLDVFSVSSESALVRLIKEGQHCHMLYFTNGNINQILKRNTSLLTNTLLVGGNKGFLTSGGMVALILVDKKLNIFINRQALEQSSVKLQARLLMITKTF
- a CDS encoding aminotransferase class I/II-fold pyridoxal phosphate-dependent enzyme, which gives rise to MTDNQDPVERMATARHEFGEHGGVNMSIEASTTFTVMEADTLPAIFQGEKGPNQGGCYLYGRHFNPTVYNLGQQLAALEGTEAGYCTASGMSAISSTLIQLCQPGDEIIAANSIYGGTFALLHDLLPAKNNINTRFVDITDLKAVKAAITEKTKVIYTETLSNPTLRVAPLPLLAKIAQQHKLTLVVDNTFSPLIINPINLGADIVLHSLTKFINGASDTIAGAICARQDFILDMMDLHQGTLMLLGPTMDPEIAFRISMRLPHLPLRIKEHSLRARFIANKLTENGIKVNYPGLPTHPDHQLFKEIANLEYGFGGILTLDMGTETKANELMNCLQNEFQFGYMAVSLGYFDTLMSCSGSSTSSELSEENKQSAGISPGLIRLAIGYTGSAEQRWQQLSSALKKIDALK
- a CDS encoding restriction endonuclease encodes the protein MASIRACLILPWWAFLLLAPIFYSLMAYYLPDQNFSIGLIERLVTSIEPYAKNTALVMLALAVFELIIYLFRGRSGRIKLQFKGKDICKISWREFELLVAEAYRRKGYRVQVTEGSADDGIDVVLKKGAQVTLVQCKHWKNSKVGVKPVRELLGVITAKRAHKGIFVTSGTYTRPAIEFAQTNDLTLVDGDGLRSLLKEIG